One Terriglobia bacterium DNA segment encodes these proteins:
- a CDS encoding serine/threonine protein kinase translates to MNSIHPGDQLDHYRIEGVVARSGMASIFRGIDLLTGRPVAIKIPHPEVESDPVFFERFHREEEIGAKLDHPGVMRVFTDDDRSRVYMVMEWVDGRLLRQVLNEQRKLPADRAVRIALGVCDALEYIHSQGVVHRDLKPENIMVDAEDRIKLIDFGIASNVGARRITFSRLSQTMGTPDYISPEQVKAKRGDARSDIYALGVMLYEMLTGKVPFTGSNPFLIMNDRLLNNPIPPREIDPAISPQLQEVIYRALERDPKNRYGSAREFARDLRHLDQVGVAERPELRDWKRRRSPLARTILFYVVLALIPVIIFALMFYLARHG, encoded by the coding sequence ATGAATTCCATCCATCCCGGCGATCAACTCGACCACTATCGCATCGAAGGAGTTGTTGCCCGCAGCGGGATGGCCTCCATCTTCCGCGGCATCGATCTCCTCACCGGTCGCCCCGTCGCCATCAAGATTCCCCATCCCGAAGTCGAGAGTGACCCGGTCTTCTTCGAGCGTTTTCATCGCGAGGAGGAGATTGGCGCAAAGCTGGACCATCCCGGCGTCATGAGGGTGTTCACCGACGATGACCGCAGCCGGGTCTACATGGTCATGGAATGGGTAGACGGGCGGCTGCTGCGTCAAGTCCTCAACGAGCAGCGCAAGCTTCCAGCGGATCGCGCGGTCCGCATCGCCCTCGGCGTCTGTGACGCTTTGGAGTACATCCACAGCCAGGGGGTCGTGCACCGCGATCTGAAGCCCGAGAACATCATGGTGGACGCCGAGGACCGCATCAAGCTCATCGACTTCGGCATCGCCTCCAACGTCGGGGCGCGCAGGATCACCTTCTCCCGTCTGTCTCAGACCATGGGCACGCCCGACTACATCTCTCCGGAGCAGGTGAAGGCGAAGCGCGGCGACGCCCGCAGCGACATCTACGCGCTGGGGGTCATGTTGTACGAGATGCTGACCGGGAAGGTCCCGTTCACCGGCTCCAATCCCTTCCTCATCATGAACGATCGCCTGCTGAACAACCCCATCCCTCCGCGCGAGATCGATCCTGCTATCTCCCCCCAGCTCCAGGAGGTCATCTACCGCGCCCTGGAACGGGACCCCAAGAACCGGTACGGCAGCGCCCGCGAGTTTGCCAGGGATCTCCGGCATCTGGACCAGGTCGGAGTGGCGGAGCGTCCCGAGCTGCGGGACTGGAAACGGCGGCGCTCGCCCTTGGCCAGAACCATCCTATTTTATGTGGTGCTGGCGTTGATTCCCGTCATCATCTTCGCCCTGATGTTTTATCTGGCGCGGCACGGCTGA
- a CDS encoding protein phosphatase 2C domain-containing protein — translation MLKQSRGPLSGGAGKLSGTHRPAHTSVLDLEFAQLSDHGCVREQNQDYLGHALPATPEQARTHGWMFALADGVGGQEQGHVASRTAVDDLAAGFRTAPKDEPHAALLTRLIQAANTHVYDAGRTAVPRAVAMATTIVACALRFDHAVVAHVGDSRCYLIRRGHARLLTRDHTVAGEQFRLGVLSAREAAAAPTRHLLSRSLGNDLFVAVDCCENLLLPGDVLLLCSDGLHGPVTESEMAHAVSRRADLQEAAHELVAIANQRDGSDNVSVQLIRVRGVERVGMYRGRPYKLR, via the coding sequence ATGTTGAAGCAATCTCGAGGGCCGCTCTCTGGCGGGGCCGGCAAGCTCTCCGGCACGCACCGTCCTGCGCATACGTCTGTGCTGGATCTCGAGTTCGCGCAGCTTTCCGACCACGGCTGCGTGCGCGAGCAGAACCAGGATTATCTCGGCCATGCGCTTCCCGCGACGCCGGAGCAGGCCCGCACTCATGGCTGGATGTTCGCGCTGGCCGATGGAGTCGGCGGACAGGAGCAGGGACACGTGGCCTCTCGCACCGCGGTGGACGACCTGGCCGCTGGCTTTCGCACAGCTCCGAAAGACGAACCCCACGCCGCCTTGTTGACGCGTCTGATCCAGGCGGCCAATACCCATGTGTACGACGCTGGGCGCACGGCCGTACCCAGGGCTGTGGCCATGGCGACCACCATCGTGGCCTGCGCTCTTCGCTTCGATCATGCAGTCGTGGCCCACGTGGGTGATTCGCGTTGTTACCTCATCCGGCGCGGCCACGCCCGGCTCTTGACCCGCGACCATACCGTCGCCGGTGAGCAGTTCCGGCTGGGCGTGCTCTCAGCCCGCGAGGCGGCTGCGGCACCCACTCGCCACCTCCTCAGCCGCTCGCTGGGAAACGATCTTTTCGTCGCCGTCGACTGTTGCGAGAACCTCCTTCTTCCCGGCGATGTCCTGCTGCTGTGTTCCGACGGGCTGCACGGCCCGGTCACCGAATCGGAGATGGCCCACGCCGTCAGCCGGCGCGCTGACTTGCAGGAAGCGGCGCACGAACTGGTCGCGATTGCCAATCAACGCGACGGCAGCGATAATGTCAGCGTTCAATTGATCCGCGTTCGAGGCGTTGAACGTGTCGGCATGTACCGCGGGCGCCCCTACAAGCTTCGCTGA
- a CDS encoding APC family permease — translation MAANAPVEMKPTLGLTGLTMNAMALIAPGAFLWLTFYIQATTGVTGPAMWLGILLALALCLATAVCYAEMAKLYPGTGSSYYFAEQSFLNHDKAWRYARLSKFIVGWGSHLYYWIYPGVMVGVMGVLCGYLVGTIWPSFMNASNPGPAFMMLIAIVFSFGVAYIAYRGVNGSTSVSIAINVIQIAALVVFSVLALGYRVNHPPGSVAFQFDSASGAAYTYEFATQKAVVDGKETESIVRNPDGIPQPKLDTAGKPVPFRISYPTKDDSGNFLTHSNAASVIKAHNWGWVFVQATVAILILVGFESVTAMGGEAKNPKRDVPIAVIVSLLVQGAFCYLFEYFAANYFLNSGYTLQSAAGSAAPIGDMMIMVGDALFGAGRGRIFMLCEAFTVFLALIGTTLSCMNTGARVTYSMGKDQEVPEHFGFLHGKNLTPHRAIWTLAAISAVVGCIAVVMAFGDAGAPTDSAIQALPHGFWSSFGYTTHDKMAALPNSLLTITLASNFGTFLLYGLSCVICIVAYHGHPKFSVLRHLLIPVFGLVANLACMIFYLVGPFLGYGTKMEPLLALGIALVWGIYGGIFFVRSSRTMGRTTLVASRTQAV, via the coding sequence ATGGCGGCGAACGCCCCCGTTGAGATGAAACCGACCCTGGGTTTGACCGGCTTGACCATGAATGCCATGGCGCTGATCGCGCCGGGCGCCTTTCTCTGGTTGACCTTCTACATCCAGGCGACCACCGGCGTGACCGGACCGGCCATGTGGCTCGGGATCTTGTTGGCGCTCGCGCTCTGCCTGGCGACCGCCGTGTGCTATGCCGAGATGGCGAAGCTGTATCCCGGGACCGGCAGTTCCTACTATTTCGCCGAACAGTCCTTCCTCAATCACGACAAGGCGTGGCGGTACGCCCGGCTTTCCAAGTTCATCGTCGGTTGGGGTTCGCACCTCTATTACTGGATCTATCCCGGCGTCATGGTCGGGGTAATGGGAGTCCTCTGCGGCTACCTGGTGGGGACCATCTGGCCGAGTTTCATGAATGCCTCCAATCCCGGTCCGGCATTCATGATGCTGATTGCCATCGTCTTCTCCTTCGGAGTCGCTTACATCGCGTATCGGGGCGTGAACGGCTCCACGTCGGTCAGTATTGCCATCAACGTGATCCAGATCGCAGCCTTGGTCGTGTTCTCCGTGCTGGCGCTGGGGTATCGCGTGAACCATCCGCCGGGCAGCGTAGCCTTCCAGTTCGATTCGGCGTCGGGTGCGGCGTACACCTACGAATTCGCGACCCAGAAGGCGGTCGTTGACGGAAAAGAGACGGAATCGATCGTGCGCAACCCGGACGGTATCCCGCAGCCCAAGCTGGACACTGCCGGAAAGCCCGTGCCGTTTCGCATCAGCTACCCCACCAAAGACGACAGCGGCAATTTCCTGACCCATTCCAACGCCGCTTCCGTGATCAAGGCGCACAACTGGGGCTGGGTGTTCGTCCAGGCCACGGTCGCCATCCTGATCCTGGTGGGATTCGAATCGGTGACCGCCATGGGCGGCGAAGCCAAGAATCCCAAGCGCGACGTGCCCATTGCGGTCATCGTCTCGCTGCTGGTCCAGGGGGCGTTCTGCTACCTGTTCGAGTACTTTGCGGCGAACTATTTCCTCAACAGTGGCTACACCCTGCAAAGTGCCGCGGGCTCGGCGGCGCCCATCGGTGACATGATGATCATGGTGGGCGATGCTCTGTTCGGCGCGGGGCGGGGACGTATCTTCATGTTGTGCGAGGCCTTCACCGTGTTCCTGGCGCTTATCGGAACCACTCTGTCCTGCATGAACACCGGGGCGCGCGTGACCTACTCCATGGGGAAGGATCAGGAAGTGCCGGAGCACTTCGGCTTCCTGCACGGGAAAAACCTCACTCCTCATCGCGCCATCTGGACCTTGGCGGCGATCTCGGCGGTGGTCGGTTGCATCGCGGTCGTGATGGCCTTCGGCGACGCCGGTGCGCCCACCGACAGCGCAATCCAGGCGTTGCCCCATGGCTTCTGGTCCAGCTTTGGGTACACCACTCATGACAAGATGGCGGCGCTGCCCAATTCGCTGCTGACCATCACGCTGGCGTCGAACTTCGGTACCTTCCTGCTGTACGGCCTGAGCTGCGTGATCTGCATCGTCGCCTACCATGGCCACCCGAAGTTCAGCGTTCTGCGGCACCTCTTGATCCCTGTCTTCGGGCTGGTTGCCAACCTGGCCTGCATGATTTTCTACCTGGTCGGACCGTTCCTGGGCTACGGCACAAAGATGGAGCCGCTGCTGGCTTTAGGGATCGCTCTGGTCTGGGGGATCTACGGTGGGATCTTCTTTGTCCGCAGCAGTCGCACGATGGGGAGGACCACGCTGGTCGCAAGCCGGACACAGGCGGTGTGA
- a CDS encoding porin — protein sequence MPLSRQVAAVALLMFLACSAMTLNAQTNGSASDTAELNHRLELLEKQVSDLRAALAAANAPAAPAASSAVPPAAAAVATPAPPATAAESLGHLLGSTTLSGFVDTYYGFSINQPQSRMTGLRSFDAPANQFSLNMIELIIDKPAEATNSRLGYHIAFGYGDAMNAVNATDPGGLGFAQYLKEAYFTYLAPVGSGLTIDVGKFVTPHGFEVIESKDDWNYSRGLLFSYAIPYYHYGVRAKYAFNSKYSLTGYVVNGWNDVIDNNTGKTFGLSFAWNPTKKFSLTQNYMAGPEGLNTNSHWRQVSDTVFTYAPTNRLSLALNYDYGRGDMVLGYANPAFWTGIGGYVRYVFNSRYSLATRYEYFDDHNGFTTGTPQHLNEFTGTLERLVSHHLITRLEFRHDVSNAPVFMKGSTPVPGQSTISAGLIYAIDSREQ from the coding sequence ATGCCTCTGTCCCGGCAGGTGGCTGCTGTCGCTTTGCTGATGTTCCTTGCATGTTCAGCGATGACGCTGAACGCACAAACTAACGGTTCGGCCTCCGATACCGCCGAGCTGAATCACCGGCTGGAGCTGTTGGAAAAGCAGGTCAGCGATCTGCGCGCTGCTCTGGCTGCCGCCAACGCGCCCGCCGCCCCTGCCGCCAGCTCCGCTGTGCCTCCCGCGGCGGCAGCCGTTGCAACTCCCGCTCCGCCCGCGACTGCGGCGGAGTCCCTCGGACACCTTCTGGGCTCGACCACCCTGAGCGGCTTCGTTGACACCTATTACGGGTTCAGTATCAACCAGCCGCAATCCCGCATGACCGGTCTGCGGAGCTTCGACGCTCCGGCAAACCAGTTCTCGCTGAACATGATCGAGCTGATTATCGACAAGCCGGCGGAAGCCACCAACAGCCGCCTCGGCTACCACATCGCGTTCGGCTACGGCGATGCCATGAACGCAGTGAATGCCACCGATCCGGGCGGGTTGGGCTTCGCCCAGTACCTCAAGGAAGCCTACTTCACCTATCTCGCCCCGGTCGGAAGCGGTCTCACCATCGACGTCGGCAAGTTCGTCACGCCCCACGGCTTCGAGGTCATCGAGAGCAAGGACGATTGGAACTACTCCCGCGGGCTCCTATTCAGTTACGCGATCCCCTATTACCACTACGGCGTGCGGGCGAAATACGCCTTCAACAGCAAGTATTCGTTGACCGGATACGTGGTGAACGGGTGGAACGATGTCATCGACAACAACACCGGGAAGACCTTCGGCCTGAGTTTCGCGTGGAACCCCACCAAGAAGTTCAGTCTGACGCAGAACTACATGGCCGGCCCGGAAGGGCTGAACACGAACAGCCACTGGCGCCAGGTCAGCGACACCGTCTTCACCTACGCGCCCACCAACCGGCTCTCGTTGGCTCTGAACTACGACTACGGCCGTGGCGACATGGTCCTCGGCTACGCCAACCCAGCCTTCTGGACCGGGATCGGAGGCTACGTCCGCTACGTCTTCAATTCGCGGTACTCCCTGGCAACCCGATACGAGTATTTCGACGACCATAACGGCTTCACCACGGGTACACCCCAGCACCTGAACGAGTTCACTGGGACGCTGGAACGCCTCGTGTCTCACCACCTGATCACCCGGCTCGAGTTCCGCCACGACGTCTCCAATGCTCCCGTCTTCATGAAAGGCAGCACGCCGGTGCCGGGGCAGAGCACCATCAGTGCCGGTTTGATCTACGCGATCGATTCGAGGGAGCAATGA
- a CDS encoding potassium-transporting ATPase subunit KdpA — MNASTDSIRCFPADPHTVGQAARILVALLGLLLAGLMVGRTQEYLGKTIGPPEAKILTLYVLACGDFSVMDAAT, encoded by the coding sequence ATGAATGCAAGCACTGATTCAATACGGTGCTTTCCTGCTGATCCTCACACTGTTGGTCAAGCCGCTCGCATCCTGGTCGCCCTGCTGGGCCTGCTGCTGGCGGGACTGATGGTGGGCCGAACGCAGGAGTATCTCGGCAAGACGATCGGACCGCCGGAAGCGAAGATACTGACGCTCTACGTGCTCGCCTGTGGTGACTTTTCAGTGATGGACGCAGCCACTTGA
- the kdpC gene encoding potassium-transporting ATPase subunit KdpC — protein MKKNLITAVLMTIATTILLGIIYPLVVTGIAKVLFPDKAGGQLIQRDGRIIGSRIIGQPFTGPGYFHSRPSAAGNGYDAANSGGTNLGPTNQKLIDRVKQDIASLQSENPGKPVPIDLVTTSASGLDPDITPAAAEFQVPRVARERALSEDQLRQLIGKHTAGRQLGFLGEPRVNVLELNLELDTRYPARKQAKTMEQNHP, from the coding sequence ATGAAGAAGAATCTCATCACCGCCGTGCTCATGACGATCGCAACCACGATCTTGCTGGGCATCATTTACCCGCTGGTTGTGACCGGCATCGCTAAGGTCCTGTTTCCAGACAAGGCCGGCGGCCAGCTGATCCAGCGCGACGGAAGGATCATCGGATCCCGGATCATCGGCCAGCCCTTCACAGGACCGGGATACTTCCACTCACGTCCGTCTGCGGCCGGCAATGGCTATGACGCCGCCAATTCCGGTGGAACGAATCTCGGCCCCACCAATCAGAAACTGATCGACCGCGTGAAGCAGGACATCGCCTCACTCCAATCGGAGAATCCCGGCAAGCCTGTGCCGATCGACCTGGTCACCACATCTGCCTCCGGTCTCGATCCCGACATTACGCCCGCGGCAGCCGAGTTCCAGGTCCCCCGCGTCGCCCGCGAACGTGCCTTGAGCGAAGACCAGCTGCGGCAGCTTATCGGCAAACACACCGCGGGACGACAGTTGGGATTTCTGGGAGAGCCGCGTGTCAATGTTCTAGAGCTTAATCTCGAGCTGGATACCCGTTACCCGGCAAGAAAGCAGGCAAAGACCATGGAACAAAACCATCCTTAA
- the kdpB gene encoding potassium-transporting ATPase subunit KdpB, producing MAKQKAIWEWKIVRRAIVDSFVKLNPRKMMGNPVMFVVEIGSVITTVLLFRGGTAFNFNLQITLWLWFTVLFANFAEAMAEGRGKAQADTLRKARSETVANRLLGDGTIEKVPSSKLRAADLVIVSAGELVPSDGEILEGVASVDESAITGESAPVIREAGGDRSAVTGGTRVLSDQIKVKITANPGETFLDRMIALVEGAERQKTPNEIALNILLAGLTIIFLLAVITLQPFAIYSGSPQTVFVLVSLLVCLIPTTIGGLLSAIGIAGMDRLIQHNVLAMSGRAVEAAGDVNTLLLDKTGTITLGNRQASRFVPAPGVTEKELADVAQLSSLADETPEGRSIVVLAKEKYGLRGRELASHDAQFVPFSAQTRMSGVNMNGFEIRKGAADAIAAYLSQGGTEFPKEVQATVEEIARSGGTPLVVAEKSRGALGVIELKDIVKGGMRDRFDHLRAMGIRTVMITGDNPLTAAAIAREAGVDDFLAQATPKDKMDLIKSEQAGGKLVAMTGDGTNDAPALAQADVGVAMNTGTQAAKEAGNMVDLDSNPTKLIEIVEIGKQLLMTRGSLTTFSIANDVAKYFAIIPAMFAGTFPVLQALNIMRLQTPESAILSAVVFNALIIIALIPLALRGVKYRPMGAAPLLRRNLLIYGLGGIIVPFIGIKLIDMVITHIGLA from the coding sequence ATGGCAAAGCAGAAAGCTATTTGGGAGTGGAAGATCGTACGACGTGCGATCGTGGACTCTTTCGTCAAGCTGAACCCGCGCAAGATGATGGGCAATCCCGTCATGTTCGTGGTGGAGATCGGCAGCGTGATCACGACCGTGCTGCTGTTCCGCGGTGGTACGGCCTTCAACTTCAACCTGCAGATCACGCTCTGGCTTTGGTTCACGGTGTTGTTCGCCAATTTCGCCGAGGCCATGGCTGAGGGACGCGGAAAAGCCCAGGCAGACACGCTCCGTAAGGCACGCTCCGAGACCGTCGCCAATCGGCTGCTCGGGGATGGAACGATCGAGAAAGTGCCGAGTTCCAAGCTGCGTGCTGCAGACCTGGTGATCGTCTCTGCCGGTGAATTGGTTCCATCGGACGGCGAGATCCTCGAAGGCGTGGCCTCAGTCGATGAATCGGCGATCACGGGCGAATCCGCCCCGGTCATTCGCGAAGCCGGCGGCGATCGCTCGGCTGTGACAGGCGGCACGCGGGTTCTCTCCGATCAGATCAAAGTCAAGATCACGGCGAACCCTGGCGAAACCTTCCTGGACCGCATGATCGCGCTGGTCGAAGGCGCCGAGCGGCAGAAGACCCCGAATGAGATTGCGCTCAACATTCTCCTGGCTGGTCTGACGATCATTTTCCTTCTGGCGGTTATCACTCTACAGCCGTTCGCTATCTACTCCGGCTCTCCGCAGACGGTGTTCGTGCTGGTGTCGCTGCTGGTCTGCCTCATCCCGACGACCATCGGCGGGCTGCTGTCGGCGATCGGTATTGCCGGAATGGATCGGCTCATCCAGCACAACGTGCTCGCCATGTCCGGACGGGCCGTCGAAGCAGCCGGTGACGTGAACACTCTCCTGCTGGACAAAACCGGCACCATCACTCTCGGCAACCGGCAAGCCTCGCGCTTCGTTCCGGCTCCCGGCGTGACAGAGAAGGAGTTGGCAGACGTGGCGCAACTTTCATCTTTGGCAGACGAGACTCCTGAGGGCCGTTCCATCGTGGTGCTCGCCAAGGAGAAATATGGTCTGCGCGGACGCGAACTGGCTTCCCACGATGCGCAATTTGTGCCTTTTTCCGCCCAGACCCGCATGTCGGGCGTAAACATGAACGGCTTCGAGATCCGCAAGGGTGCAGCCGACGCAATTGCAGCCTACCTGTCTCAGGGAGGCACAGAGTTTCCAAAGGAAGTGCAGGCCACGGTTGAGGAGATCGCGCGCAGCGGAGGCACCCCCCTGGTGGTCGCCGAGAAGAGCCGCGGCGCTCTAGGCGTGATCGAACTGAAAGACATCGTCAAGGGCGGCATGCGCGATCGCTTCGACCATTTACGCGCCATGGGCATCCGCACTGTGATGATCACCGGCGACAATCCGTTGACCGCAGCCGCCATCGCGCGCGAGGCCGGTGTCGACGATTTTCTCGCGCAGGCCACGCCCAAGGACAAGATGGACTTGATCAAGAGTGAGCAGGCCGGCGGTAAGCTGGTCGCGATGACGGGTGACGGCACCAACGACGCGCCGGCGCTCGCGCAGGCCGACGTGGGCGTCGCCATGAACACCGGCACGCAGGCTGCCAAAGAGGCCGGAAACATGGTGGACCTGGACTCGAATCCCACCAAGCTGATCGAGATCGTAGAGATCGGTAAACAGCTTCTGATGACGCGCGGCTCGCTGACCACGTTCTCCATCGCCAACGATGTGGCCAAGTACTTCGCCATCATTCCCGCCATGTTCGCGGGAACGTTCCCTGTGCTGCAAGCGCTGAACATCATGCGTCTGCAAACACCGGAGTCGGCCATTTTGTCGGCCGTTGTCTTTAACGCTCTGATCATCATCGCTCTGATCCCGCTTGCATTGCGCGGCGTGAAATACCGGCCTATGGGCGCAGCTCCGCTGCTGCGGCGGAACCTCCTGATCTACGGCCTGGGCGGGATCATCGTGCCGTTCATCGGGATCAAGCTGATCGACATGGTGATCACGCACATTGGTCTTGCATAA
- the kdpA gene encoding potassium-transporting ATPase subunit KdpA, translated as MTVNGWFQILLFLALILAVTKPLGVFMARVFNRERTFMDPVLRPIERLLYRVTRVDEDREMGWVEYGVSMLLFSAVSMLLLYVIQRVQGFLPLNPQKFGAVAPAHLAFNTAASFTTNTNWQAYSGETTMSYFTQMAGLAYHNFVSAATGIALAIAFIRGIARREMKTIGNFWVDLARCSLWVLLPFCIVGSLVLVSQGVVQNLKPYDTVKLVEPQQVPKVDANGKPVIGPDSKQVMDTVTEQTIAQGPVASQEIIKEFGTNGGGFFNANSAHPFENPTPFSNLIEMFSIFAIGAGLTYTLGRMTGSQRHGWAVWAAMAVLFLAGVTTAYWAESRGNPLLAGVDQRVSATQSGGNTEGKEVRFGIANSALWATVTTDASCGAINGWHDSFTPLGGMVPLVNIMLSEVIFGGVGSGMYGMLIYIVLAVFIAGLMVGRTPEYLGKKIEAYDVKMAMLVVLVFPLVILVFTAISSVKPFGTSGISNPGPHGLSQMLYAFVSGAGNNGSAFGGLTVNTPWYDTTIGLTMLAGRFLMIIPMLAIAGNLARKKYVPPSLGTFPVTTPLFTVLLIGVILIVGALTFFPALSLGPILEHLLMGAGKTF; from the coding sequence ATGACAGTCAACGGCTGGTTCCAAATACTGCTTTTTCTTGCCCTGATCCTCGCTGTGACCAAGCCTTTGGGCGTCTTCATGGCGCGCGTGTTCAACCGCGAGCGCACATTTATGGATCCCGTGTTGCGGCCGATCGAGCGGCTGCTGTACCGGGTGACCCGCGTGGATGAAGACCGGGAGATGGGCTGGGTCGAGTACGGCGTGTCCATGCTCTTGTTCAGTGCAGTTTCGATGCTGCTGCTGTATGTCATTCAGCGCGTCCAAGGATTCCTGCCGCTCAACCCGCAGAAGTTCGGCGCAGTAGCGCCAGCTCATTTGGCCTTCAACACCGCGGCTTCGTTCACCACCAACACGAACTGGCAAGCCTACTCGGGTGAAACCACGATGAGCTATTTCACCCAGATGGCGGGCCTGGCTTACCACAACTTCGTCTCGGCAGCGACCGGCATCGCCCTGGCCATTGCCTTCATTCGAGGTATTGCGCGGCGTGAGATGAAGACGATCGGCAACTTCTGGGTGGATCTGGCTCGCTGCAGCCTATGGGTGCTGTTGCCGTTCTGCATCGTTGGATCGCTGGTGCTCGTGTCCCAGGGCGTCGTGCAGAACCTGAAACCGTACGACACGGTGAAGCTGGTCGAGCCGCAGCAGGTACCGAAGGTGGATGCGAATGGAAAACCCGTAATCGGGCCGGACAGCAAGCAGGTGATGGACACGGTCACCGAGCAAACGATTGCCCAAGGCCCAGTAGCGTCGCAGGAGATCATCAAGGAATTTGGCACCAACGGTGGCGGCTTCTTCAATGCCAATAGCGCGCATCCGTTTGAGAACCCGACTCCCTTCTCAAATCTCATCGAGATGTTCTCCATCTTCGCAATTGGGGCCGGACTGACTTACACACTGGGCCGGATGACGGGCTCACAGCGCCATGGATGGGCGGTGTGGGCGGCGATGGCCGTATTGTTCCTGGCCGGGGTTACAACGGCGTACTGGGCGGAATCGCGCGGGAACCCACTGCTGGCCGGCGTAGACCAACGCGTGAGCGCGACCCAGTCCGGTGGGAACACGGAGGGCAAAGAAGTCCGGTTCGGCATCGCCAATAGCGCCCTGTGGGCGACGGTGACTACCGACGCAAGCTGCGGCGCCATCAACGGCTGGCACGACTCCTTCACGCCGCTCGGCGGCATGGTTCCGCTGGTCAACATCATGCTCAGCGAAGTCATCTTCGGTGGCGTCGGTTCCGGGATGTACGGCATGCTGATCTACATCGTGCTGGCGGTGTTCATCGCCGGCCTGATGGTGGGCCGCACACCCGAATACCTTGGCAAGAAGATAGAAGCCTATGACGTGAAGATGGCCATGCTCGTAGTGCTGGTGTTCCCGCTGGTGATCCTGGTGTTCACGGCGATTTCATCGGTCAAGCCATTCGGCACGTCGGGCATCTCGAATCCGGGACCTCACGGATTGAGCCAAATGCTCTACGCCTTCGTCTCGGGCGCTGGCAACAATGGTTCCGCATTTGGCGGATTGACCGTAAACACACCCTGGTACGACACGACTATCGGCCTGACCATGCTGGCGGGACGGTTCTTGATGATCATCCCCATGCTGGCCATCGCCGGGAATCTGGCGCGCAAGAAGTACGTGCCACCGTCGCTGGGCACGTTCCCGGTCACGACGCCGCTGTTCACCGTACTTCTGATCGGCGTGATTCTGATTGTCGGCGCGCTGACGTTTTTCCCGGCTTTGAGCCTGGGACCGATCCTCGAGCACCTGCTGATGGGGGCGGGCAAGACCTTCTGA
- the kdpF gene encoding K(+)-transporting ATPase subunit F, whose product MSLESIIMLAVSALTMVYLIYALLRPEKF is encoded by the coding sequence ATGAGCCTGGAATCGATCATCATGCTTGCAGTGAGTGCCCTGACAATGGTGTATCTGATCTACGCACTGCTGCGTCCGGAGAAGTTCTGA
- a CDS encoding ammonia-forming cytochrome c nitrite reductase subunit c552, with product MRSTATIVLGILVGVALGLGLYTFVYAKGYSYLTNDPNACADCHMPYTREGGLKISDHDVRSPLLNINRACQTCHRWPEKELKDRVEEIQTRFYDTCNIALDALMDLIHDIKAAKDAGASETDMEQARQYQRQAQLYIDFMISENSMGFHADQYSIKSLAEAIDLCRKGQLALGSRRATLLLSRGLVIVSILETSNRISES from the coding sequence ATGCGAAGCACTGCGACGATCGTCCTCGGCATCCTGGTTGGTGTTGCCCTCGGCCTTGGCCTGTACACCTTCGTCTACGCCAAAGGCTATTCCTACCTCACGAATGACCCCAACGCCTGCGCCGACTGCCACATGCCCTACACCCGCGAGGGCGGCCTGAAGATCAGCGACCACGACGTGCGCTCGCCCCTGCTCAACATCAACCGCGCCTGCCAGACCTGTCATCGCTGGCCGGAGAAGGAGCTGAAGGACCGGGTCGAGGAGATCCAGACCCGCTTCTATGACACGTGCAACATCGCCCTCGATGCCCTCATGGACCTGATCCACGACATCAAGGCGGCCAAGGACGCCGGCGCCAGCGAAACCGACATGGAGCAAGCGCGCCAATACCAGCGCCAGGCGCAGCTCTACATCGACTTCATGATCTCCGAGAACTCCATGGGTTTCCACGCCGACCAGTACTCGATCAAATCGCTGGCCGAGGCTATCGACCTCTGCCGCAAGGGCCAGTTGGCGCTGGGATCGCGCCGCGCTACCTTATTACTGAGCCGTGGGTTGGTTATCGTTTCGATCCTGGAGACGAGTAACCGTATCAGCGAATCATGA